In the genome of Pelodiscus sinensis isolate JC-2024 chromosome 3, ASM4963464v1, whole genome shotgun sequence, one region contains:
- the GNMT gene encoding glycine N-methyltransferase, protein MVDSIYRTRSLGVAAEGLPDQYADGRAARVWQLYIGDTRGRTAEYRSWLLALLRRHRCRAVLDVACGTGVDSIMLVEEGFSVTSVDASDKMLKYALKERWNRRKEEAFDKWVIEEANWLTLDKDLAKPADGFDAVICLGNSFAHLPDFKGDQSDHKLALKNIASMVRPGGLMVIDHRNYDYILATGCAPPGKNIYYKSDLTKDITTSVLLVNNKPHMVTLDYTLQVPAQEPEEASELSKFRLSYYPHRLEAFTELLKSAFQGQCQHSVLGDFQPFQPGQAHTPCYFIHVVKKTG, encoded by the exons ATGGTGGACAGCATCTACCGGACGCGCTCGCTGGGGGTGGCGGCCGAGGGGCTGCCGGACCAGTACGCGGACGGGCGGGCGGCGCGGGTCTGGCAGCTCTACATCGGGGACACGCGGGGCCGCACGGCCGAGTACCGCAGCTGGCTCCTGGCGCTGCTCCGCCGCCACCGCTGCCGGGCCGTGCTCGACGTGGCCTGCGGCACCGG GGTGGACTCCATCATGCTGGTGGAGGAAGGGTTCAGCGTGACCAGCGTCGACGCCAGCGACAAGATGCTCAAGTACGCCCTGAAGGAGCGCTGGAACCGGCGGAAGGAAGAGGCCTTTGACAAGTGGG TCATCGAGGAGGCCAACTGGCTCACCCTGGACAAGGACCTGGCAAAGCCGGCCGACGGGTTCGACGCCGTCATCTGCCTGGGAAACTCCTTTGCGCACCTGCCGGATTTCAAGG GCGACCAGAGCGACCACAAGCTGGCCCTGAAGAACATCGCCAGCATGGTGCGACCGGGCGGCCTCATGGTCATCGACCATCGCAACTACGACTACATCCTGGCCACGGGCTGCGCCCCGCCGGGCAAGAACATCTACTACAAG AGCGACCTGACGAAGGACATCACCACCTCCGTGCTACTGGTGAACAACAAACCCCACATGGTGACCCTGGACTACACCCTGCAGGTCCCGGCccaggagccagaggaggccTCAGAACTGAG CAAGTTCCGTCTCTCCTACTACCCGCACCGCCTGGAGGCCTTCACGGAGCTGCTGAAGAGCGCCTTCcaggggcagtgccagcacagCGTGCTGGGTGACTTCCAGCCCTTCCAGCCCGGCCAGGCCCACACCCCCTGCTACTTCATCCACGTGGTGAAGAAGACGGGCTGA